Proteins from a single region of Nakamurella deserti:
- a CDS encoding superoxide dismutase, whose translation MSVRLSRVLVATLLALGVGVAAAPAAAAHPGGGGSGPARIELPAGFQPEGISSAGSVFFVGSRTDGAIYRGSLRTGEGAVLVPGTPGGFAAGTEVDRAGRLWVAGGATGTGTVYDTRTGARLARFDFDTSGAAFINDVVVTRNAAYYTDSRHPVLYVVPLGRHGSVGEVTALPLTGAVQVVPGATNLNGIETTPDGRRLLAVQSNTGLLFAVDPSTGVTTQVDLGGVGVANGDGLLRDGRTLYVVQNRLNTIAAFDLDKTGTRGTLRELITSGDFDIPTTVTGSGRYLFAVNARFGTADPLTAAYWITRVPR comes from the coding sequence ATGTCCGTGCGCCTGTCCCGTGTCCTCGTGGCCACCCTGCTGGCCCTCGGCGTCGGCGTCGCCGCCGCTCCCGCTGCCGCCGCCCACCCCGGCGGCGGCGGCTCCGGTCCGGCCCGCATCGAGCTCCCGGCCGGTTTCCAGCCGGAGGGCATCTCCAGCGCGGGATCGGTCTTCTTCGTCGGTTCCCGCACCGACGGCGCCATCTACCGCGGCAGCCTGCGCACCGGCGAGGGTGCGGTCCTGGTGCCCGGCACCCCCGGCGGCTTCGCGGCCGGCACCGAGGTGGACCGCGCCGGTCGGCTCTGGGTCGCCGGCGGCGCCACCGGGACCGGCACCGTCTACGACACCCGCACCGGCGCCCGGCTGGCCCGCTTCGACTTCGACACCAGCGGCGCCGCCTTCATCAACGACGTGGTCGTGACCCGCAACGCCGCGTACTACACCGACTCACGCCACCCGGTGCTCTACGTCGTCCCGCTGGGCCGCCACGGCAGCGTCGGTGAGGTCACCGCCCTGCCGCTGACCGGCGCGGTGCAGGTCGTCCCCGGCGCCACCAACCTCAACGGCATCGAGACCACCCCGGACGGCCGGCGACTGCTGGCGGTGCAGTCCAACACCGGACTGCTCTTCGCCGTCGACCCGTCCACCGGGGTCACGACTCAGGTCGATCTCGGCGGGGTCGGCGTGGCCAACGGCGACGGCCTGCTGCGGGACGGCCGGACGCTGTACGTGGTGCAGAACCGGCTGAACACCATCGCCGCGTTCGATCTGGACAAGACCGGCACCCGCGGGACCCTGCGGGAGCTCATCACCAGCGGCGACTTCGACATCCCGACCACCGTCACCGGGTCCGGCAGGTACCTGTTCGCCGTCAACGCCCGGTTCGGCACCGCCGATCCGCTCACCGCCGCGTACTGGATCACCCGCGTACCCCGCTGA
- a CDS encoding sulfite exporter TauE/SafE family protein, translated as MSVLAFCFLVVAGIAGGLTGSIAGLASLATYSGLLAVGLSPIDANVTNTVALTFSTIGSVLGSRPELRGQGPFLRPLVPVAVLGGVLGGALLLSTPADGFEKVVPFLLGAAALTILIPRRRTDPAADAGPTRRHRVLQAVALGAIAVYGGYFGAAAGVLLLALLLHSTPLDLPRANAAKNVLLGAANLVAAAGFVVLAPVQWSAVVPLGIGCLIGARLGPAVVRRSPATVLRWLIGAAGLALAVHLGIRAFG; from the coding sequence GTGTCGGTCCTCGCGTTCTGCTTCCTCGTCGTCGCCGGCATCGCCGGTGGATTGACCGGGAGCATCGCCGGGCTCGCGTCGCTGGCCACCTACTCGGGCCTGCTCGCCGTCGGGCTGTCACCGATCGACGCCAACGTCACCAACACGGTCGCGCTGACGTTCTCCACCATCGGGTCGGTGCTGGGTTCGCGCCCGGAACTGCGTGGGCAGGGCCCCTTCCTGCGGCCGCTGGTTCCGGTGGCGGTGCTCGGCGGGGTGCTCGGCGGGGCCCTGCTGCTGTCCACGCCCGCGGACGGCTTCGAGAAGGTGGTGCCGTTCCTCCTCGGCGCGGCGGCGCTGACCATCCTCATCCCACGCCGGCGCACCGATCCCGCGGCCGACGCCGGGCCGACCCGGCGGCACCGGGTCCTGCAGGCCGTCGCCCTCGGGGCGATCGCGGTCTACGGCGGCTACTTCGGCGCCGCCGCGGGAGTGCTGCTGCTGGCGCTGCTGCTGCACAGCACGCCGCTGGACCTGCCCCGCGCCAACGCGGCGAAGAACGTGCTGCTGGGGGCGGCGAACCTGGTGGCCGCGGCCGGGTTCGTCGTCCTCGCCCCCGTGCAGTGGTCCGCGGTCGTCCCGCTGGGCATCGGATGCCTGATCGGTGCCCGGCTGGGACCCGCCGTGGTCCGGCGGTCACCCGCCACGGTGCTGCGCTGGCTCATCGGAGCGGCCGGGCTGGCGCTGGCCGTCCACCTCGGGATCCGGGCGTTCGGCTGA
- a CDS encoding amino acid permease: MTTTDKPSSLDAEQVGYKQSLGRRHVQMIAIGGAIGTGLFLGSASRLNATGPALLISYATVGVIAYFLMRALGELVLHRQTSGAFVSYMREFYGEKAAYVTGWMYWLNWALTGIAELSAVAIYMQYWFPELPRPITVLVALAVVLIINLLSARAFGEFEFWASILKVGAIVIFLVVGLVVVIGRFDIGDHQAGFQNLWSNEGGFWPTSGGYNWYGPILVMSGVVFAYAAIEMVGVAAGEMADPKREVPKAVNSVIFRIAVFYCGSILLLVSMLPTTDYTAGESPFVTVFGAMGLNWMGALIQAVLIVAAMSSLNSGLYSTGRVLRSLGMSKQAPAFTLKMSRSGVPWAGIVMTSVVYVFGAILNEIDPDAFETALEAAAIGVVFTWGTIFVCQLRLRKLVDRGVIPKAPFQMPGSPYTSWIGLVFLGLVLVGMAISGWQSSPEFWHKTSFIVIVIGIPVIALLLTIGWNVVRNRVVENTGGRMGPHWTDEGPAYGDDDPELTSGHRAP, encoded by the coding sequence ATGACCACCACCGACAAGCCGTCGTCGCTGGACGCCGAACAGGTCGGCTACAAACAGTCGCTGGGCCGCCGACACGTGCAGATGATCGCCATCGGCGGCGCCATCGGCACCGGCCTGTTCCTCGGCTCGGCCTCCCGGCTCAACGCCACCGGACCGGCCCTGCTGATCAGCTACGCCACCGTCGGCGTGATCGCGTACTTCCTGATGCGCGCGTTGGGCGAGCTGGTCCTGCACCGCCAGACGTCCGGCGCCTTCGTGTCGTACATGCGCGAGTTCTACGGCGAGAAGGCGGCCTACGTCACCGGCTGGATGTACTGGCTGAACTGGGCGCTGACCGGCATCGCCGAACTCTCCGCCGTGGCCATCTACATGCAGTACTGGTTCCCGGAGCTGCCGCGCCCGATCACCGTGCTCGTCGCGCTGGCCGTCGTGCTGATCATCAACCTGCTGTCGGCGCGGGCGTTCGGTGAGTTCGAGTTCTGGGCGTCCATCCTCAAGGTCGGCGCGATCGTGATCTTCCTCGTCGTCGGGCTCGTGGTGGTGATCGGCCGGTTCGACATCGGTGACCACCAGGCCGGGTTCCAGAACCTGTGGAGCAACGAGGGCGGCTTCTGGCCGACCTCGGGCGGCTACAACTGGTACGGCCCGATCCTGGTGATGAGCGGCGTGGTGTTCGCCTACGCCGCCATCGAGATGGTCGGCGTCGCCGCCGGCGAGATGGCCGACCCGAAGCGCGAGGTCCCCAAGGCGGTCAACTCGGTCATCTTCCGGATCGCCGTGTTCTACTGCGGCTCGATCCTGCTGCTGGTCAGCATGCTGCCGACCACCGACTACACCGCCGGCGAGAGCCCGTTCGTCACCGTGTTCGGCGCGATGGGGCTGAACTGGATGGGCGCGCTCATCCAGGCCGTGCTCATCGTCGCCGCGATGAGCAGCCTGAACTCCGGGCTCTACTCCACCGGCCGGGTGCTGCGCAGTCTGGGGATGAGCAAGCAGGCGCCGGCCTTCACGCTCAAGATGAGCAGGTCCGGCGTGCCGTGGGCCGGCATCGTGATGACGTCCGTGGTCTACGTGTTCGGCGCCATCCTCAACGAGATCGACCCGGACGCCTTCGAGACCGCCCTGGAGGCGGCCGCCATCGGCGTCGTGTTCACCTGGGGGACGATCTTCGTCTGCCAGCTGCGGCTGCGGAAGCTGGTGGACAGGGGCGTGATCCCGAAGGCGCCGTTCCAGATGCCCGGCTCGCCGTACACCAGCTGGATCGGCCTGGTCTTCCTGGGTCTGGTGCTGGTCGGGATGGCCATCTCCGGGTGGCAGTCATCGCCGGAGTTCTGGCACAAGACCAGCTTCATCGTGATCGTCATCGGCATCCCGGTGATCGCGCTGCTGCTCACCATCGGCTGGAACGTGGTGCGCAACAGGGTCGTGGAGAACACCGGCGGCCGGATGGGACCGCACTGGACCGACGAGGGTCCGGCCTACGGTGACGACGACCCGGAGCTGACCTCCGGCCACCGCGCACCGTGA
- a CDS encoding putative nucleotidyltransferase substrate binding domain-containing protein has product MTVLDAFAAPSTAMFVVVAGEVELWDTADAAGAPDETLAAGGVFGFSAMLSRSAVGPIARALGPVRLARIPADAVTPAFSSGSGVRFLAETLTAVNTRTGQSGYGIVDELIVSVPLVVPPTATVGEVARAMNRRDTRYAVVDLGEVATPAPHAGGSPVHGLVTDGTLRRLVLGAGRGADTPVTEAMMHPAPRVFAGTLAAQALLELTDRDLHCLLVVGRTGDLRGIVDIADFLVSPSTVGVSLRQQIARSTTADQLVTLSRRAPLVLSDLLRRGRSAGEMTTVYSTVVDALTQRALTLVLEQHPGVDPAGVTWLALGSTGRREPVFSSDVDAAVVLADDVDPVAARTRYRAAFDDVGALLARCGLRVDGHGAVPWRPAFARTRREWRDAATRWIESPLDDNGMMMTSLLLDARPVHGEPGPPIVAEVFGDVHRLPGTLRLLLAESLSTRARLRSMRDVLARRGGTFDIKTHALRPVVDIARWAALAVGSTELSTAGRLAAASGSPMLPEDSAAVLTEVHEVLQRTRLRYQLAQLDRGEEPSDVMSMRRLSPLDRSLIGQAVREIAVVQKRMANVSHLVDPAAWGTPGVSG; this is encoded by the coding sequence GTGACCGTGCTGGACGCGTTCGCCGCCCCGAGCACGGCGATGTTCGTCGTCGTGGCCGGCGAGGTCGAGCTGTGGGACACCGCCGACGCCGCCGGAGCGCCCGACGAGACCCTCGCCGCCGGCGGGGTGTTCGGGTTCTCCGCGATGCTGAGCCGGTCGGCCGTCGGCCCGATCGCCCGCGCCCTGGGGCCGGTGCGGCTGGCCCGGATCCCCGCCGACGCGGTCACCCCGGCGTTCTCGTCGGGCTCGGGCGTGCGGTTCCTGGCCGAGACGTTGACCGCGGTCAACACCCGCACCGGCCAGTCCGGCTACGGCATCGTCGACGAGCTGATCGTCTCGGTGCCGCTGGTGGTGCCGCCGACCGCCACCGTCGGTGAGGTGGCACGGGCCATGAACCGACGCGACACGCGCTATGCCGTGGTCGATCTCGGCGAGGTCGCGACACCAGCGCCGCACGCCGGTGGCAGCCCCGTCCACGGGCTGGTGACCGACGGGACGCTGCGCCGGCTCGTCCTCGGCGCCGGCCGGGGCGCCGACACCCCGGTCACGGAGGCGATGATGCACCCGGCTCCCCGGGTGTTCGCCGGCACCCTGGCCGCGCAGGCGCTGCTCGAACTCACCGACCGCGACCTGCACTGTCTGCTGGTGGTGGGGCGCACCGGAGATCTGCGCGGCATCGTCGACATCGCCGACTTCCTGGTCTCTCCGTCCACCGTCGGGGTGTCGTTGCGGCAGCAGATCGCCCGGAGCACCACCGCCGACCAGCTGGTGACGCTGTCCCGGCGAGCGCCGTTGGTGCTGTCGGACCTGCTGCGCCGGGGTCGCAGCGCCGGGGAGATGACCACCGTCTACTCGACCGTCGTGGACGCCCTCACCCAGCGGGCGCTCACGCTCGTGCTCGAGCAGCACCCCGGGGTGGACCCGGCCGGCGTGACCTGGCTCGCGCTGGGCAGCACCGGACGACGCGAGCCGGTCTTCAGCTCCGATGTCGACGCGGCCGTGGTGCTCGCCGACGACGTGGACCCGGTGGCGGCGCGCACCCGCTACCGCGCCGCATTCGACGACGTCGGGGCGCTGCTGGCGCGCTGCGGGCTCCGGGTCGACGGCCACGGGGCGGTGCCCTGGCGACCGGCGTTCGCGCGGACCCGCCGCGAGTGGCGGGACGCGGCGACCCGCTGGATCGAGTCGCCGCTCGACGACAACGGCATGATGATGACCTCGCTGCTGCTGGACGCCCGGCCCGTCCACGGCGAGCCCGGGCCGCCGATCGTGGCCGAGGTCTTCGGCGACGTGCACCGGCTGCCGGGGACCCTGCGGCTGCTGCTGGCCGAGTCCCTGTCCACCCGCGCCCGGCTCCGCTCCATGCGCGACGTGCTGGCCCGCCGCGGCGGCACCTTCGACATCAAGACGCACGCGCTGCGTCCGGTGGTGGACATCGCCCGGTGGGCGGCACTGGCCGTCGGCTCCACCGAGCTGTCCACCGCCGGCCGGCTGGCGGCGGCGTCCGGTTCGCCGATGCTGCCGGAGGACTCCGCGGCGGTGCTGACCGAGGTGCACGAGGTGCTGCAGCGGACCCGGCTGCGGTACCAGCTCGCCCAGCTCGACCGCGGCGAGGAGCCGAGCGACGTGATGTCGATGCGCCGGCTGTCGCCGCTGGACCGCAGCCTCATCGGGCAGGCGGTCCGGGAGATCGCCGTCGTGCAGAAGCGGATGGCCAACGTGTCGCACCTGGTGGACCCGGCGGCGTGGGGCACGCCCGGCGTCAGCGGATGA
- a CDS encoding metallophosphoesterase, whose amino-acid sequence MQPGGDEGVAVAVGRVAVLGDIGGHAAELTRVLTGLGADPRTCALPDDLTVVQVGDLIHRGPDTPGVVRLVDRLMTDHPGRWVQLAGNHEAQYLTEEPRFVWREKLDRATVRTVQDWWRDGRMQVAAAIAGPTDDWLVTHAGLTRGYWSTVLAAPTAAPYAARALNGLIGTVHEPVLFHGGVLIDGVVSTTAGPLWAAAGDELVASWQQLPAELPFSQLHGHSTVIDWQRDVWRAGPAVTAVAEVDRDRRHVTVPVGAHAVVGVDPCLGAVGGVRWEPFVLDGARVIR is encoded by the coding sequence ATGCAGCCCGGGGGCGACGAGGGGGTGGCGGTGGCGGTCGGACGCGTGGCGGTGCTCGGCGACATCGGCGGGCACGCCGCCGAGCTCACCCGGGTGCTCACCGGGCTCGGCGCCGACCCCCGGACCTGTGCGCTGCCGGACGATCTCACCGTCGTCCAGGTCGGCGACCTGATCCACCGCGGCCCGGACACCCCCGGCGTGGTGCGGCTCGTCGACCGGTTGATGACCGACCACCCCGGCCGGTGGGTGCAACTCGCCGGCAACCACGAGGCCCAGTACCTCACCGAGGAGCCCCGGTTCGTCTGGCGCGAGAAGCTCGACCGCGCCACCGTCCGTACCGTCCAGGACTGGTGGCGCGACGGCCGCATGCAGGTGGCGGCGGCGATCGCCGGACCCACCGACGACTGGCTGGTCACCCACGCCGGCCTCACCCGCGGCTACTGGTCGACCGTGCTCGCCGCCCCCACCGCCGCCCCGTACGCGGCGCGGGCCCTGAACGGCCTCATCGGCACCGTGCACGAGCCGGTGCTCTTCCACGGCGGGGTGCTCATCGACGGCGTGGTGTCCACCACCGCCGGGCCGCTGTGGGCGGCGGCCGGCGACGAGCTGGTCGCGTCCTGGCAGCAGTTGCCGGCCGAGCTGCCCTTCTCGCAGCTGCACGGCCACTCCACGGTGATCGACTGGCAGCGCGACGTCTGGCGGGCCGGTCCCGCGGTCACCGCGGTGGCCGAGGTGGATCGCGACCGGCGCCACGTGACCGTGCCGGTCGGGGCGCATGCCGTCGTCGGTGTCGACCCCTGCCTGGGGGCGGTCGGCGGGGTGCGGTGGGAGCCGTTCGTCCTGGACGGCGCCCGCGTCATCCGCTGA
- a CDS encoding acyl-CoA thioesterase — MTDTATDLPGRAGIGEREITLRFLAAPTDVALIDSTAVAGGRVLEWIDKAAYACAVGWSGGYCVTAYVGNVSFTRPINSGELVEVLARLVYTGRSSMHIEVLVSSADPQLGVYTLATSCTVIFVAVGDDGRPVPVQQWEPVTDDDRWRGRIAREKIAVRADVEAAMKEQTYTDDTAAQQATLRFLAAPTDVNWGGKTHGGTVMRWIDEAAYVCAAGWSGQRSIAIYSGGIRFYRPILIGHLVEVQARLLYTGRSSMHVSVHVRSGDPKAPELQLTTHCLSVFVALDADGRTTKVRPWVPQTDEDRRLDAHAQHLVKLRARLAPPYPV; from the coding sequence ATGACCGACACCGCGACGGACCTCCCCGGGCGCGCCGGGATCGGGGAACGTGAGATCACCCTCCGCTTCCTCGCCGCCCCCACCGACGTGGCCCTGATCGACAGCACCGCCGTGGCCGGCGGGCGGGTCCTGGAATGGATCGACAAGGCCGCCTACGCCTGCGCGGTCGGCTGGAGCGGTGGCTACTGCGTCACCGCCTACGTCGGCAACGTCAGCTTCACCCGGCCCATCAACTCCGGCGAGCTCGTCGAGGTGCTCGCCCGGCTGGTCTACACCGGCCGTTCGAGCATGCACATCGAGGTGTTGGTGTCCTCGGCCGATCCGCAGCTCGGGGTCTACACCCTCGCGACCTCGTGCACCGTCATCTTCGTCGCCGTCGGTGACGACGGCCGCCCGGTCCCGGTGCAGCAGTGGGAGCCGGTGACCGACGACGACCGCTGGCGCGGCCGCATCGCCCGCGAGAAGATCGCCGTCCGGGCCGATGTCGAGGCCGCGATGAAGGAGCAGACCTACACCGACGACACCGCGGCGCAGCAGGCGACGCTGCGGTTCCTGGCCGCCCCGACGGACGTGAACTGGGGCGGCAAGACCCACGGTGGCACGGTGATGCGCTGGATCGACGAGGCCGCGTACGTGTGCGCCGCCGGGTGGAGCGGTCAGCGCAGCATCGCCATCTACTCCGGCGGGATCCGGTTCTACCGGCCCATCCTCATCGGCCACCTCGTCGAGGTGCAGGCCCGGCTGCTCTACACCGGGCGGTCCAGCATGCACGTCTCGGTGCACGTCCGCTCGGGCGACCCGAAGGCGCCGGAGCTCCAGCTGACCACCCACTGCCTCAGCGTCTTCGTGGCCCTGGACGCCGACGGCCGCACCACGAAGGTGCGGCCGTGGGTGCCGCAGACCGACGAGGACCGTCGCCTCGACGCGCACGCCCAGCATCTGGTCAAGCTGCGGGCGCGGCTGGCGCCGCCCTACCCGGTCTGA